In Odocoileus virginianus isolate 20LAN1187 ecotype Illinois chromosome 5, Ovbor_1.2, whole genome shotgun sequence, a single window of DNA contains:
- the LOC110123281 gene encoding cytochrome P450 2J2-like isoform X2 encodes MLEVLGSLAAALWAALRPGTLLLGAAAFLIFADFLKRRRPKNFPPGPAGLPFVGNSFQLDPEKVHLTLQQFVKKYGNVFSLDFGTFPSVLVTGLPLIKEALVNQGQNFSNRPVMPLQEHVINNKGLIMSSGHIWKEQRRFALTTLRNFGLGKKSLEERIQEEASYLIQTIREENGQPFDPHFTINNAVSNIICSITFGERFDYQDDQFQELLRLLDEILNLQTSVCCQHKGDAASSFCEENLIYNTLDLFFAGTETTSTTLRWGLLYMALNPEIQEKVQAEIDRVLGQSQQPSTAARESMPYTNAVIHEVLRMGNIIPLNVPREVAVDTTLAGYHLPKGTMVMTNLTALHKDPAEWATPDTFNPEHFLENGQFKKRESFMPFSIGKRMCLGEQLARTELFIFFTSLLQNFTFRPPENENLSLKFRVSLTLAPVSHRLCAVPRG; translated from the exons ATGTTGGAGGTACTGGGCTCCCTGGCGGCGGCCCTCTGGGCGGCTCTCCGTCCTGGCACTCTCCTCCTGGGGGCTGCCGCTTTTCTCATCTTTGCTGATTTCCTCAAGAGGCGGCGTCCAAAAAACTTCCCGCCAGGGCCTGCGGGCCTGCCCTTTGTAGGCAATTCGTTCCAGCTGGACCCTGAGAAGGTGCACCTGACGCTTCAGCAG TTTGTGAAGAAATATGGCAATGTTTTTAGCTTGGATTTTGGTACATTTCCTTCTGTTCTTGTAACTGGATTACCCTTAATTAAAGAAGCACTTGTCAACCAAGGCCAAAACTTTTCCAACCGCCCTGTAATGCCTCTGCAAGAGCATGTCATAAACAATAAAG GCTTGATCATGTCCAGTGGCCACATATGGAAGGAACAAAGAAGATTTGCCCTGACAACTCTTAGGAACTTTGGTTTAGGAAAGAAGAGCTTAGAGGAACGCATTCAGGAGGAGGCCTCCTACCTCATCCAGACGATAAGAGAGGAGAATG gaCAGCCTTTTGACCCTCACTTCACAATCAACAATGCCGTTTCCAATATTATTTGCTCCATCACCTTCGGGGAGCGATTTGATTACCAGGATGATCAGTTCCAGGAGCTGCTGAGGCTGCTGGATGAGATCTTAAATCTGCAGACATCAGTGTGCTGCCAG CATAAGGGCGATGCTGCTTCAAGTTTCTGTGAAGAAAACCTCATCTACAACACCCTGGACCTCTTCTTTGCTGGAACAGAGACAACTTCAACCACCCTGCGCTGGGGGCTGCTCTACATGGCCCTGAACCCCGAAATCCAAG AAAAAGTCCAAGCTGAGATTGACAGGGTGCTCGGCCAATCGCAACAGCCAAGCACAGCCGCGCGAGAGTCCATGCCCTACACCAACGCTGTCATCCACGAGGTGCTGCGAATGGGGAACATCATCCCTCTGAACGTGCCCCGGGAGGTGGCAGTGGACACCACCCTGGCCGGATACCACCTGCCCAAG GGCACCATGGTCATGACTAACCTGACTGCACTGCACAAAGACCCCGCAGAGTGGGCCACCCCTGACACCTTCAATCCAGAGCATTTTCTGGAGAATGGACAGtttaagaaaagggaatcctttatGCCTTTTTCAATAG gAAAGCGGATGTGCCTTGGAGAACAGTTGGCCAGGactgagttgtttattttttttacctcACTTCTGCAAAACTTTACCTTTAGGCCGCCAGAGAATGAGAATTTGAGCCTGAAGTTCAGGGTTAGCTTGACCCTTGCCCCAGTCAGCCACAGGCTCTGTGCTGTTCCTCGAGGCTGA
- the LOC110123281 gene encoding cytochrome P450 2J2-like isoform X1, which yields MLEVLGSLAAALWAALRPGTLLLGAAAFLIFADFLKRRRPKNFPPGPAGLPFVGNSFQLDPEKVHLTLQQFVKKYGNVFSLDFGTFPSVLVTGLPLIKEALVNQGQNFSNRPVMPLQEHVINNKGLIMSSGHIWKEQRRFALTTLRNFGLGKKSLEERIQEEASYLIQTIREENGQPFDPHFTINNAVSNIICSITFGERFDYQDDQFQELLRLLDEILNLQTSVCCQLYNVFPRIMNFLPGPHQTLFSNLEKLKMFVAKMIENHKRDRNPAEARDFIDAYLQEIEKHKGDAASSFCEENLIYNTLDLFFAGTETTSTTLRWGLLYMALNPEIQEKVQAEIDRVLGQSQQPSTAARESMPYTNAVIHEVLRMGNIIPLNVPREVAVDTTLAGYHLPKGTMVMTNLTALHKDPAEWATPDTFNPEHFLENGQFKKRESFMPFSIGKRMCLGEQLARTELFIFFTSLLQNFTFRPPENENLSLKFRVSLTLAPVSHRLCAVPRG from the exons ATGTTGGAGGTACTGGGCTCCCTGGCGGCGGCCCTCTGGGCGGCTCTCCGTCCTGGCACTCTCCTCCTGGGGGCTGCCGCTTTTCTCATCTTTGCTGATTTCCTCAAGAGGCGGCGTCCAAAAAACTTCCCGCCAGGGCCTGCGGGCCTGCCCTTTGTAGGCAATTCGTTCCAGCTGGACCCTGAGAAGGTGCACCTGACGCTTCAGCAG TTTGTGAAGAAATATGGCAATGTTTTTAGCTTGGATTTTGGTACATTTCCTTCTGTTCTTGTAACTGGATTACCCTTAATTAAAGAAGCACTTGTCAACCAAGGCCAAAACTTTTCCAACCGCCCTGTAATGCCTCTGCAAGAGCATGTCATAAACAATAAAG GCTTGATCATGTCCAGTGGCCACATATGGAAGGAACAAAGAAGATTTGCCCTGACAACTCTTAGGAACTTTGGTTTAGGAAAGAAGAGCTTAGAGGAACGCATTCAGGAGGAGGCCTCCTACCTCATCCAGACGATAAGAGAGGAGAATG gaCAGCCTTTTGACCCTCACTTCACAATCAACAATGCCGTTTCCAATATTATTTGCTCCATCACCTTCGGGGAGCGATTTGATTACCAGGATGATCAGTTCCAGGAGCTGCTGAGGCTGCTGGATGAGATCTTAAATCTGCAGACATCAGTGTGCTGCCAG CTCTACAATGTCTTTCCAAGGATAATGAATTTCCTTCCGGGTCCGCACCAAACCCTCTTTAGTAATTTGGAGAAACTGAAAATGTTTGTTGCCAAAATGATTGAAAACCACAAGAGAGACCGGAATCCTGCTGAAGCAAGAGACTTCATTGATGCTTATCTCCAGGAAATAGAAAAG CATAAGGGCGATGCTGCTTCAAGTTTCTGTGAAGAAAACCTCATCTACAACACCCTGGACCTCTTCTTTGCTGGAACAGAGACAACTTCAACCACCCTGCGCTGGGGGCTGCTCTACATGGCCCTGAACCCCGAAATCCAAG AAAAAGTCCAAGCTGAGATTGACAGGGTGCTCGGCCAATCGCAACAGCCAAGCACAGCCGCGCGAGAGTCCATGCCCTACACCAACGCTGTCATCCACGAGGTGCTGCGAATGGGGAACATCATCCCTCTGAACGTGCCCCGGGAGGTGGCAGTGGACACCACCCTGGCCGGATACCACCTGCCCAAG GGCACCATGGTCATGACTAACCTGACTGCACTGCACAAAGACCCCGCAGAGTGGGCCACCCCTGACACCTTCAATCCAGAGCATTTTCTGGAGAATGGACAGtttaagaaaagggaatcctttatGCCTTTTTCAATAG gAAAGCGGATGTGCCTTGGAGAACAGTTGGCCAGGactgagttgtttattttttttacctcACTTCTGCAAAACTTTACCTTTAGGCCGCCAGAGAATGAGAATTTGAGCCTGAAGTTCAGGGTTAGCTTGACCCTTGCCCCAGTCAGCCACAGGCTCTGTGCTGTTCCTCGAGGCTGA
- the LOC110123281 gene encoding cytochrome P450 2J2-like isoform X3, with amino-acid sequence MLEVLGSLAAALWAALRPGTLLLGAAAFLIFADFLKRRRPKNFPPGPAGLPFVGNSFQLDPEKVHLTLQQFVKKYGNVFSLDFGTFPSVLVTGLPLIKEALVNQGQNFSNRPVMPLQEHVINNKGLIMSSGHIWKEQRRFALTTLRNFGLGKKSLEERIQEEASYLIQTIREENGQPFDPHFTINNAVSNIICSITFGERFDYQDDQFQELLRLLDEILNLQTSVCCQLYNVFPRIMNFLPGPHQTLFSNLEKLKMFVAKMIENHKRDRNPAEARDFIDAYLQEIEKHKGDAASSFCEENLIYNTLDLFFAGTETTSTTLRWGLLYMALNPEIQEKVQAEIDRVLGQSQQPSTAARESMPYTNAVIHEVLRMGNIIPLNVPREVAVDTTLAGYHLPKESGCALENSWPGLSCLFFLPHFCKTLPLGRQRMRI; translated from the exons ATGTTGGAGGTACTGGGCTCCCTGGCGGCGGCCCTCTGGGCGGCTCTCCGTCCTGGCACTCTCCTCCTGGGGGCTGCCGCTTTTCTCATCTTTGCTGATTTCCTCAAGAGGCGGCGTCCAAAAAACTTCCCGCCAGGGCCTGCGGGCCTGCCCTTTGTAGGCAATTCGTTCCAGCTGGACCCTGAGAAGGTGCACCTGACGCTTCAGCAG TTTGTGAAGAAATATGGCAATGTTTTTAGCTTGGATTTTGGTACATTTCCTTCTGTTCTTGTAACTGGATTACCCTTAATTAAAGAAGCACTTGTCAACCAAGGCCAAAACTTTTCCAACCGCCCTGTAATGCCTCTGCAAGAGCATGTCATAAACAATAAAG GCTTGATCATGTCCAGTGGCCACATATGGAAGGAACAAAGAAGATTTGCCCTGACAACTCTTAGGAACTTTGGTTTAGGAAAGAAGAGCTTAGAGGAACGCATTCAGGAGGAGGCCTCCTACCTCATCCAGACGATAAGAGAGGAGAATG gaCAGCCTTTTGACCCTCACTTCACAATCAACAATGCCGTTTCCAATATTATTTGCTCCATCACCTTCGGGGAGCGATTTGATTACCAGGATGATCAGTTCCAGGAGCTGCTGAGGCTGCTGGATGAGATCTTAAATCTGCAGACATCAGTGTGCTGCCAG CTCTACAATGTCTTTCCAAGGATAATGAATTTCCTTCCGGGTCCGCACCAAACCCTCTTTAGTAATTTGGAGAAACTGAAAATGTTTGTTGCCAAAATGATTGAAAACCACAAGAGAGACCGGAATCCTGCTGAAGCAAGAGACTTCATTGATGCTTATCTCCAGGAAATAGAAAAG CATAAGGGCGATGCTGCTTCAAGTTTCTGTGAAGAAAACCTCATCTACAACACCCTGGACCTCTTCTTTGCTGGAACAGAGACAACTTCAACCACCCTGCGCTGGGGGCTGCTCTACATGGCCCTGAACCCCGAAATCCAAG AAAAAGTCCAAGCTGAGATTGACAGGGTGCTCGGCCAATCGCAACAGCCAAGCACAGCCGCGCGAGAGTCCATGCCCTACACCAACGCTGTCATCCACGAGGTGCTGCGAATGGGGAACATCATCCCTCTGAACGTGCCCCGGGAGGTGGCAGTGGACACCACCCTGGCCGGATACCACCTGCCCAAG gAAAGCGGATGTGCCTTGGAGAACAGTTGGCCAGGactgagttgtttattttttttacctcACTTCTGCAAAACTTTACCTTTAGGCCGCCAGAGAATGAGAATTTGA